The Budorcas taxicolor isolate Tak-1 chromosome 18, Takin1.1, whole genome shotgun sequence genome window below encodes:
- the APOE gene encoding apolipoprotein E — MKVLWVALVVALLAGCQADMEGELGSEEPLPPEQPRGQDSQPWEQVLGRLWDYLRWVQTLSDQVQEELLNTQVIQELTVLMEETMKEVKAYREELEGQLAPMAQETQARVSKELQAAQARLGSDMEDLRNRLAQYRSEVQAMLGQSTEELRARMASHLRKLRKRLLRDADDLKKRLAVYQAGASEGAERSVSAIRERLRPLVEQGQSRAATLSTLAGQPLLDRAEAWRQKLHGRLEEVGVRAQDRLDKMRQQLEEVRAKVEEQGSQIRLQAEAFQARLRSWFEPLVEDMQRQWAGLVEKVQLALHLSPTSPPSENH; from the exons ATGAAGGTTCTGTGGGTTGCCCTGGTGGTCGCGCTTCTGGCAG GATGCCAGGCGGATATGGAGGGAGAGCTGGGGTCCGAGGAGCCCCTGCCTCCGGAGCAGCCCCGGGGGCAGGACAGCCAGCCTTGGGAGCAGGTGCTGGGCCGCCTCTGGGATTACCTGCGCTGGGTGCAGACGCTCTCTGACCAGGTGCAGGAGGAGCTGCTCAACACCCAGGTCATTCAGGAACTGAC GGTGCTGATGGAGGAGACCATGAAGGAGGTGAAGGCCTACAGGGAGGAGCTGGAGGGACAGCTAGCCCCCATGGCCCAGGAGACACAGGCCCGCGTGTCCAAGGAGCTGCAGGCAGCCCAGGCCCGGCTGGGCTCCGACATGGAGGACTTGCGGAACCGCCTGGCACAGTACCGAAGCGAGGTGCAGGCCATGCTGGGCCAGTCCACCGAGGAGCTGCGGGCCCGCATGGCCTCCCATCTGCGCAAGCTGCGCAAGCGCCTGCTCCGCGACGCCGATGACCTGAAGAAGCGCCTGGCCGTCTACCAAGCTGGGGCCAGCGAGGGCGCTGAGCGCAGTGTGAGCGCCATCCGCGAGCGCCTCAGGCCCCTGGTGGAGCAGGGCCAATCGCGGGCCGCCACCCTGAGTACCCTGGCCGGCCAGCCGCTGCTGGACCGCGCCGAGGCCTGGCGCCAGAAGCTGCACGGGCGCCTGGAGGAGGTGGGCGTCCGGGCCCAGGACCGCCTGGACAAGATGCGCCAGCAGCTAGAGGAGGTGCGCGCCAAGGTCGAGGAGCAGGGCAGCCAGATACGCCTGCAGGCCGAGGCCTTCCAGGCCCGCCTCAGGAGCTGGTTCGAGCCCCTGGTGGAAGACATGCAGCGCCAGTGGGCCGGGTTGGTCGAGAAGGTGCAGTTGGCTCTGCACCTCAGCCCCACCTCTCCGCCCAGCGAGAATCATTGA